A stretch of the Cottoperca gobio chromosome 2, fCotGob3.1, whole genome shotgun sequence genome encodes the following:
- the LOC115017570 gene encoding histone deacetylase 4-like isoform X6, whose translation MDLRVDHHHHHQHQQQVSSLSPPGQQSSGPGSLGGTGQAGGVGSSVREQQLQQELLTLKQKQQIQRQILIAEFQRQHEQLSRQHEAQLQEHIKQQQELLALKHQQELLEHQRKMENHRLEQELEKQQREQKLLLLKNKERGQESAVASTEVKMRLQEFVLNKKKALAQRSLNQGGLHNDAPYWYRKTQHSSLDQSSPPQTGVSTYNHPVLGVYNPRDDFPLRKTASEPNLKLRSRLKQKVSERRSSPLLRRRDSPITTAKKRSLDMADSACSSAPGSGPSSPNNSSNNIPNENGISLSVSNNTEASLAQRLCSGADRGSVNQLSLYTSPSLPNITLGLPATATAASNMTSAQQDGGLQPALSLSPPFLSASHLSSYLSEAGAHSPLLQHMVLMEQSPAQSPLVTGVSGLSMLPAASMAKLQRQHRPLGRTQSAPLPQGSAAQAHAQALALQQLVVQQQHQQFLEKHKQQFQQQQLHLNKMMTKPSESPVGRQHQSHPEETEEELREHQDGGALPPGVTIKQEPPDPQELQEEALQQHRERQADQELLFRQVEDGEQALLLEQQRIHQLRNYQASMEAAGLSISFPGHRPLSRAQSSPASASSFPISVPATDPPVKPRFTTGLVYDSLMQKHQCMCGNTNSHPEHAGRIQSIWSRLQETGLRAQCECIRGRKATLEELQTVHSEAHVLLYGTNPLRQKLDCSITPMFVRLPCGGVGVDSDTIWNEVHSSSAARLAVGSVVELVFKVATGELKNGFAVVRPPGHHAEESTPMGFCYFNSVAIAAKLLQQRLNVTKILIVDWDVHHGNGTQQAFYDDPNVLYLSIHRYDDGNFFPGSGAPDEVGSGPGVGFNVNVAFTGGLDPPMGDVEYLAAFRSVVMPIANEFAPDIVLVSSGFDAVEGHPPPLGGYILTSKCFGYLTRQLMTLAGGRVVLALEGGHDLTAICDASEACVAALLSQELDPLPKAILEQRPNPNAVHSLEKVLETHSKYWRSVHCYSPLLGLSLLEAKRGDSEEAETVSAMASLSVANAMDQRPEEEPMEEEEPL comes from the exons ATGGACCTGCGCGtggaccaccaccaccaccaccagcaccagcagcaggtgTCGTCGCTGTCGCCGCCCGGTCAGCAGTCGTCCGGCCCGGGGTCGCTGGGAGGAACGGGCCAGGCCGGCGGCGTGGGGTCCTCGGTGCgcgagcagcagctgcagcaggagctgCTGACCCtgaagcagaagcagcagatcCAGCGGCAGATCCTCATCGCCGAGTTCCAGCGGCAGCATGAGCAGCTGTCGCGCCAGCACGAGGCCCAGCTCCAGGAGCACATTAAG CAGCAGCAAGAGCTTCTGGCGTTGAAGCACcagcaggagctgctggagcacCAGAGGAAGATGGAGAACCACCGTCtggagcaggagctggagaaacAGCAGCGGGAGcagaaactgctgctgctgaagaacaaGGAGAGGGGACAAGAGA GTGCAGTGGCAAGTACTGAGGTGAAGATGCGGCTCCAGGAGTTTGTCCTGAACAAGAAGAAGGCCCTGGCCCAGCGGAGCCTCAACCAAGGAGGCCTCCACAATGATGCTCCCTACTGGTACCG aAAAACTCAACACAGCTCTCTGGACCAGAGTTCGCCTCCACAGACTGGTGTGTCCACCTATAACCACCCTGTGCTGGGCGTCTACAACCCCCGGGATGACTTCCCACTGCGAAAGACTG CCTCGGAGCCCAACCTGAAGCTGCGCTCCAGGCTGAAGCAGAAGGTGAGCGAGCGGAGGAGCAGTCCGCTGCTGCGGCGCCGTGACAGCCCCATCACCACCGCCAAGAAGCGCTCACTCGACATGGCAG ACTCAGCGTGCAGCAGCGCCCCCGGCTCAGGCCCAAGCTCTCCGAATAACAGCTCCAACAACATCCCCAATGAGAACGGcatcagtctgtcagtctccaACAACActgag GCGTCTCTGGCCCAGAGGCTGTGCAGCGGTGCTGATCGGGGCTCCGTTAACCAGCTGTCCCTCTACACTTCACCATCCTTACCCAACATCACCCTGGGGCTGCCCGCCACCGCCACTGCCGCCTCCAAT ATGACCTCGGCCCAACAGGACGGCGGTCTGCAGCCGGCCCTCTCCCTCagccctcccttcctctccgcCAGCCACTTGTCGTCCTACCTGTCCGAGGCGGGAGCGCACAGTCCGCTGCTTCAACACATGGTGCTCATGGAGCAGAGCCCGGCACAGAGCCCCCTGGTGACAG GTGTAAGCGGCCTGTCTATGTTGCCAGCAGCATCCATGGCCAAGCTGCAGCGCCAGCACCGGCCACTGGGGCGGACCCAGTCGGCCCCTCTGCCTCAGGGGAGCGCAGCGCAGGCTCACGCCCAAGCCCTggccctgcagcagctggtcgtccagcagcagcaccagcagttCCTGGAGAAGCACAAGCAGcagtttcagcagcagcagctccacctCAACAAG ATGATGACCAAGCCCAGCGAGTCACCCGTGGGCCGACAGCACCAGAGCCACCcggaggagacggaggaggagctgagggagcACCAGGACGGAGGAGCTCTGCCGCCGGGCGTCACCATCAAGCAGGAGCCGCCCGACccgcaggagctgcaggaggaggcgcTGCAGCAGCACCGGGAAAGGCAGGCGGACCAGGAGCTGCTCTTCAGACAGGTAGAGGACGGAGAG caggcCCTGTTGTTGGAGCAGCAGCGGATTCATCAGCTGAGAAACTATCAGGCCTCCATGGAGGCTGCCGGCCTGTCCATCTCCTTCCCAGGACACCGGCCCCTGTCCAGGGCTCAGTCGTCTCCGGCCTCAGCCTCCTCCTTCCCAATCAGCGTCCCGGCCACCGATCCTCCCGTCAAACCTCGCTTCACCACAG gcCTGGTGTACGACTCCCTAATGCAGAAGCACCAGTGTATGTGTGGAAACACCAACAGTCACCCGGAGCACGCGGGCCGCATTCAGAGCATTTGGTCCCGGCTGCAGGAGACCGGACTCAGAGCGCAGTGTGAG tgcATCCGTGGGAGGAAGGCCACTCTGGAAGAGCTGCAGACGGTTCACTCTGAAGCCCACGTCCTGCTGTACGGGACCAACCCTCTCCGACAGAAACTTGATT GTTCAATCACTCCCATGTTTGTACGGCTACCGTGTGGAGGTGTGGGG gtggACAGTGACACCATTTGGAACGAGGTCCACTCCTCCAGCGCGGCTCGTCTCGCCGTGGGCTCCGTGGTGGAGCTGGTTTTCAAAGTAGCTACTGGAGAGCTGAAG aACGGTTTCGCTGTGGTCCGCCCTCCTGGACACCACGCAGAGGAGAGCACTCCCAT GGGTTTCTGCTACTTCAACTCTGTGGCCATCGCAGCCAAACTGCTGCAGCAGAGACTCAACGTCACCAAGATCCTCATCGTGGACTGG GACGTTCACCATGGCAACGGCACCCAGCAAGCGTTCTACGATGACCCCAATGTCCTTTACCTGTCCATCCATCGCTACGACGACGGCAACTTCTTCCCTGGAAGTGGAGCACCtgacgag GTGGGCAGTGGCCCCGGCGTCGGGTTCAACGTCAACGTTGCCTTCACTGGAGGCCTGGATCCACCCATGGGAGATGTGGAGTACCTCGCTGCGTTCAG GTCAGTGGTGATGCCCATAGCCAATGAGTTTGCCCCGGACATCGTCCTGGTCTCCTCGGGCTTCGACGCTGTGGAGGGACACCCTCCACCACTGGGCGGCTACATTTTGACATCCAAGT GTTTCGGCTATCTGACCCGGCAGCTGATGACCCTCGCTGGAGGCCGGGTGGTCCTGGCTCTGGAGGGGGGTCACGACCTCACCGCCATCTGCGACGCCTCCGAGGCCTGCGTGGCCGCCCTGCTAAGCCAGGAG CTCGACCCGCTGCCAAAAGCCATCCTGGAGCAGAGGCCCAACCCCAACGCTGTTCACTCTCTGGAGAAAGTTTTAGAGACTCACA GTAAGTACTGGCGCTCGGTGCATTGCTACTCACCGCTGCTGGGACTTTCCCTGCTGGAGGCCAAACGAGGAGACTCAGAGGAGGCGGAAACCGTCAGTGCCATGGCCTCGCTGTCTGTGGCCAACGCCATGGATCAAAG